Part of the Candidatus Nomurabacteria bacterium genome is shown below.
TCGCGATTGCGCTGGTGACCGTTTTAATTATCCTCTTTATCGCTTTTGCTTTCCGTCATGTTTCGCGCCCAGTTAGTTCTTGGAAATACGGCGTGGTTGCTTTTATCGCCCTGTTACACGACCTCATCATTCCTGTTGGTATTTTCTCTTATCTTGGTGCTTCCCGGGGAGTTGAAATAGACGCACTTTTCTTGACGGGGCTACTTACAATTCTTGGTCTGTCTGTACACGATACGATTGTCGTTTTTGACCGGATTCGCGAGAATTTAAAGAAGAAAGTTTCGCCTCACTTCACTGAGACAGTTGGGCAAAGTCTATCAGAAACTTTTGGCCGATCACTCAATACTTCCCTGACCATAATCTTTGTCTTGGTTGTACTTTATTTCTTCGGAGCGGTCGCAACCCAAAACTTCTCTCTCTTAATGGCGATTGGGGTGGCGGTTGGTACTTATTCTTCCATTTTTATCGCTTCACCGCTTCTGGTGGTCTGGGAAAGGTGGAGTAATAAGTCATAGGGTTTTCCGGCTTTACTTGCCCAACCTCTTTTTGTTATCATGGTGGGTATATGGAAAACAAAAAAAGGAAAATCAAAAATTCGAGCTTGGTGATTATCTTCGCGGCACTAGTGGCGGTACCGTTTTTCTCTGGCCAGACTTTTGATCGGTTCTTCTCGTTTATTCGTGGCCAAGGGCAGTCACAGACAGCTGTTACAAGGAGTGATCGGTGCGATGATTTTTTTGGAAATGGAGGTGGGCCGATTCCCAACTTTCGGAACTATAATCACTGTAAGACTGAGATGGGTTATGATAGGAGTGCTTGTTATCAATGCTGTGTTAATACTTATGATGATGATGTGCCGGGCGGCCAACAGTGTGCCAATAATTGCTCAGCCCAATATGATTGGTTCATAAAGTGGGAGTGTTGCCGACAGTTTCCTACCGCCAGTGAATGCACCCCTTCTTCCAAGATTGAAGTAATTAGAAACTAGGATTTGTTTCAGTTTCTTGACTTTTGAATCTCCTGGTGTATAAATAAATGGGGGAGGGTTGTTTTTTGTTGAAGAAACTATTTAAGCAAGGAGACATGGATGCCTCGTGCCAAGAAGGATCTTACGGTGATGATCGGGGGGATTGAAGTTCGTTTGCCCGGGAATACAAAACGCGGAAGTCGTATCCCGGACACTAGTCTGTATCTCAATTTCTGTCATCAGTGTCGCGGACCAATGGCCGTTATTCATCGCAACTGTCAGGATCGATATCGAATATGTTGCCATTGTGCTCCATGTGTTGATGTCCCACAGAGAGGAAGGGGGAGAATGAGGATGAGCTTAGTTCCGCGGATGAGGACTAAGGTGAAAAGGTGAAATAGTTTCCCAGTGTAAGCCCCCCGCTAGCGGGGGGCTTTTTTAATGCCCCCACTCAATCAATAACGGTGG
Proteins encoded:
- the secF gene encoding protein translocase subunit SecF; its protein translation is MMFVIKYKKLFFFFSGILILASGWSLWNYGLKLGIDFTGGSIMEVNYSSERPSADDIRTVVDKLNLGQVSVQLAGDNDVILRLKTLTEDEHQFLLGSLPGSPTEKRFSSIGPTVGQELAERGLIAIALVTVLIILFIAFAFRHVSRPVSSWKYGVVAFIALLHDLIIPVGIFSYLGASRGVEIDALFLTGLLTILGLSVHDTIVVFDRIRENLKKKVSPHFTETVGQSLSETFGRSLNTSLTIIFVLVVLYFFGAVATQNFSLLMAIGVAVGTYSSIFIASPLLVVWERWSNKS